The genomic window AAATGAAAGCACTTCGTTACGCGCATCTTTTAATGTTTTCCGATGGAGATCGAGCTTGGCTTGAATGGGGTACTTACCTAAGCGCAGCTTTTTATACACGCCTTCTTGAACGCCGTCTTTTTTATACTCAATAACGTCTTCAGGTTTCAACATCGGGGCGTAGTCGAGAGAGAGGTAATCTTTTTCATCCTCTGACAGCCACATCGCCGCTTCACGCTTTGCCAGTTGAGACTCGGTTACTCGATGCACTTTTTGATGCTCAGCGGTGTCATGGTCGATACGTTTGACATCGCCCATCATTTCTTGGAATAGATCTAAGTCGTTATCATGAGACATAGTGTTTATCTCAAGTTGGAGAAGGATTGGTTAAGTATACCTAAGTTGGTATTGGGTTTAAAAATGAAAAAACAGAAGTGGTGAGAGAAGTCTATTCTGGTGTAAAGCGTGAGGACGCTTTTCAGAAAGAGATGGCATTTATTGATGGCGGTCGGTTTTTCGGCATATTGGCCTCTATCTTGTACGTCTTTTGTTCTAACGGATAATGATTGTAAAAAAGAGTGGAAAAAGCGCTTGCGGATAAATTTAGAATCCGTATTATACGCTTCATCGACAGGCAATTAGCTTGTTAGATGTCTCGGTGAATAGCGCAGCTTGGTAGCGCATCTGGTTTGGGACCAGAGGGTCGGGGGTTCGAATCCCTCTTCACCGACCACATTAAGAAAAAGGCTCCTCAGAAATGAGGAGCCTTTTTCGTTTCTTCTCTTTGCGTTGCGAGATCTCATCGCAGGGTATCTAGTCTCTCAACGCTTTGTTTTTTCTGTGTACGGCTTACTTACGATCGGAAAATTGGCATTGCGCTGGTTGGCTTTGTGACTGTTGAGTAACATTGAACCCTTTCTCTTCTAATCGCTGCAAAAGGTTGCCTTCTCCAATTAGATGCAAGGCGCCAACCACGACCAAGTAGCTTCCTTTTGGGGTGAGTTTCCAATCATTGGCCGATAGTTTGTTTGCCCAGTCTATATTGCGATCAGTTAAGAATGCTTTCTCCAGTTCTGGTGACATCTCAGACAACTCTGCGAAGTCTGACAGGTTGACTAAATCACCGGCTTTCCAACTTTCAATTAGGCAATGAGCCACACGATCAGCTTGGTCAAACTCATTGAGGCTGCTGACTAACCACTCCTTACCGTCATCCTTTTGTTTTGTCATCAGATCGATTTGGAATTGAAGAGGCTCTAAACTGATCAGCGGAATATCTTGGGTGGTCGCTTTGTGGACTAGCGAGGCATCAACACCGTCGGCAGAACCATACCCCAGGTTCTTTAACTGTTGCATTTGTATCGAAAGAGAAGTTGCCCAAGGCGGTGAGATGAGCAGTTGTTGCGTCGGCATACCGAGTGATTTTGATATGTCGGTTAATAATTGCAGCTGTTCTGTATTGAGTACATCGGCAGTCGTGAGTTTATTGTGGGGATACACGATGCCATCAGACTTTCTGATGTCCGTTTCGATCACTAACCCATCACTGTTTTTTAGTGCGTCGGTGATTGCTAAAGGAAGTGGGTACATACTCTCGTCCCCAACGTGCACCGAACCCAAAATAGTGAGAGTTACCCCCTCTTTTTTTGCCTGCCAATAAAGAGGCTCAGCGACCGCTTGCTGTGCTGAACAAGCGAGAGTGAGTAACATAAGGGACAAAAATGCGCGCAAATAAAACTCCTTAGGGAATATAAACTCGTTAAAAGAAAATTGACGGCGTTTTTTAACGGTTTTTTTTGAGGACGATGTCACGTTGTTTGTACGAAAAGTATAACAACCTAAGCAAGCGCTTAAACCTTTCTCTCTATTAACGGCTCTATTTTATTCAATCCTTTAAAAAGAGTGTGATTCAATTCTCAATTTTTACGTCAAAATAAAACTGACGTAAGTGTCGTTTGGCATAACTATCTGATTTTTATTTGATTAATTTTATCACTGTTTTTGGGATTTGAAGCCGATCACTGTATTTACTTAATTTAATTCACGGCAAAAAATAAGCCCATATAGTTTATTTAACTTTTGAAGCGCTCCACTTTGCTTCTTACTCGATTTTTAAATTTATGGGTGAATACGATGTTGAAGAGAAACTTACTATCGGTCGCGGTATTGGCGGGTTTGGCGGGTTGTGCGGTGACACAAGCGCCAGAACAAAAGGTGGTGAATACACTGGCTGATAACCTGGATGTGCAATACGAAATCTTGACCAACCACGGTGCAAACGAAGGCATGGCTTGTCAGGACTTAGGCGCAGAGTGGGCGTCATGCAATAAAGTTAACATGACGCTAACTAATGATGGTGAAGCGATTGACTCAAAAGATTGGGCCATCTACTTCCACAGCATTCGTCTTATCTTAGATGTTGATAATGAACAGTTTAAAATCACTCGTGTAACCGGTGACTTACACAAGCTAGAACCAACAGAAAAATTTGACGGCTTTGCGGCGGGTGAAGAAGTGATTCTTCCACTAACTAGCGAGTACTGGCAACTGTTTGAAACCGACTTTATGCCTGGCGCATTTGTAACAGCGCCAAACGCCGAACCTAAGATGATCGCTTCATTGAACACGGAAGATGTCGCGTCGTTTGTAACCGGTTTAGAAGGCAACAACCTTAAGCGTACACCGGATGACAACAACGTCATGGCGACGGCTGTTACGCGTTTCGAAAAGAATGCGGATCTAGCAACGCAAGACGTATCCACCACTTTACTACCAACGCCAATGTCGGTAGAAGCCGGTGAAGGTTCAGTCAGCATTGCTGGTGGTATTGCTCTACCTAAAGACGCATTCGATGCTGAGCAATTCGCAGCAATTGAAGAACGTGCAGATGTGGTAAACGTAGATGTGAGTGGCGACCTACCTGTGAGTGTTGCTGTTGTTCCTACTCAGTTTACGGGTGATTTAGCGAAATCTGGCGCTTATGAACTCAGCATCTCGGAAGAGGGGATTGCAATTAAAGCGTTTGATAAAACAGGCGCTTTCTACGCAGTTCAGTCTATTTTTGGCCTAATAGACAGTCAGAACGCTGAATCATTACCACAACTGTCGATCCAAGATGCGCCACGCTTTGACTACCGTGGTGTGATGGTGGATGTTGCTCGAAACTTCCACTCAAAAGATGCCATCCTAGCGACGCTGGATCAAATGGCAGCCTACAAGATGAACAAACTGCACCTTCACTTAACGGATGATGAAGGTTGGCGTTTAGAAATCCCAGGTTTACCAGAGCTAACGGATGTGGGGTCTAATCGTTGTTTCGATTTGGAAGAGCAAAGCTGTTTACTGCCTCAGCTAGGTTCAGGTCCAACAACAGACAACTTCGGCTCTGGTTTCTTTAGTAAAGCGGATTACGTCGAGATCTTAAGCTACGCAAAAGCGCGCAGCATCGAAGTTATCCCAGAGATTGATATGCCAGCACACGCTCGTTCTGCTGTGGTATCAATGGAAGCACGTTACACTCGCCTAATGGCGGAAGGGAAAGAAGCGGAAGCGAACGAATACCGTCTGATGGATCCACAAGATACATCGAACGTGACCACGGTTCAGTTCTACGATAAGCAAAGCTTCATTAACCCATGTATGGAATCGTCGACTCACTTTGTTGATAAAGTGATCTCTGAAGTGGCAGCAATGCACCAAGAAGCGGGTGTTCCGCTAACGACTTGGCACTTTGGTGGCGATGAAGCGAAAAACATTAAGTTAGGCGCTGGCTTACAAGATATTAATGCAGAAGACAAAGTGGCATGGAAAGGTAACATTGATTTATCTAAGCAAGATAAGCCGTTCCAACAGTCTCCACAATGTCAGAAATTAATTGTTGACGGTACAGTCAGCGATTTCGGTCACCTGCCAAGCCACTTTGCAGAAGAGGTGTCTAAAATTGTGGCAGAGAAGGGCATTCCACACTTCCAAGCGTGGCAAGATGGCCTGAAATACAGTGAAGGTGAAGAAGCGTTTGCAACAGAAAGTACGCGCGTTAACTTCTGGGATGTTCTTTACTGGGGCGGAACTTCATCCGTTTACGACTGGTCTGCGAAAGGTTATGACGTCATTGTTTCTAACCCAGATTACGTATACATGGATATGCCATACGAAGTAGACGCAGCAGAACGTGGTTACTACTGGGCAACGCGTGCAACCGACACTCGTAAGATGTTTGGCTTTGCTCCAGAGAACATGCCACAAAACGCAGAAACGTCATTAGACCGCGATGGCAATGGTTTCTCTGGTAAAGGTGAGATTGAAGCGAAACCTTTCTACGGTTTATCAGCGCAACTTTGGTCTGAAACCGTACGTACCGATGAGCAGTATGAATACATGGTATTCCCACGCGTTCTTGCTGCAGCTGAGCGAGCATGGCACCGAGCGGATTGGGAAAACGACTACAAAGTGGGGGTTGAGTACTCTCAAGATACTGACTTAGTGAATAAGCAGGCTCTAAACAGTGACTTTAATCGTTTCGCGAATATTGTTGGCCAACGTGAGCTGGCTAAGCTTGAAAAGGCGGGTATCGATTACCGACTGCCAGTTCCGGGTGCAAAAGTGGTTGATGGCAAGCTTGCAATGAACGTTCAATTCCCTGGTGTAGAGCTTCAATACTCAACGGATGGTGAACATTGGCTGACTTATGATGAGCAGCAACGTCCATTGGTTTCTGGTGAAACGTACATCCGCTCCATCTCTGAAAGTGGCCAGAAAGTCAGTCGAGTGACTTCGGTTAAATAATCAATAAGTAACATTAATAGAAAAGCTCTCTAGCTTTTATCTGACTTAGATAAAAAGCGGGAGCTTTTTCCGTCTCAGTCATGTTGGGTGTTTGTTTTAAATTGAAATACCTAGACACTGTCTTTGTTTATATCGTCAACAATGCACACAAAGTGACTTTCGTC from Vibrio artabrorum includes these protein-coding regions:
- the smrA gene encoding DNA endonuclease SmrA, whose translation is MSHDNDLDLFQEMMGDVKRIDHDTAEHQKVHRVTESQLAKREAAMWLSEDEKDYLSLDYAPMLKPEDVIEYKKDGVQEGVYKKLRLGKYPIQAKLDLHRKTLKDARNEVLSFLRQCLRMDVRTVIIVHGKGERSNPPAMMKSYVANWLSQINDVQCVHSAQPFHGGTGAVYVMLRKSNDKKLENRERHQKRTR
- a CDS encoding TraB/GumN family protein — encoded protein: MRAFLSLMLLTLACSAQQAVAEPLYWQAKKEGVTLTILGSVHVGDESMYPLPLAITDALKNSDGLVIETDIRKSDGIVYPHNKLTTADVLNTEQLQLLTDISKSLGMPTQQLLISPPWATSLSIQMQQLKNLGYGSADGVDASLVHKATTQDIPLISLEPLQFQIDLMTKQKDDGKEWLVSSLNEFDQADRVAHCLIESWKAGDLVNLSDFAELSEMSPELEKAFLTDRNIDWANKLSANDWKLTPKGSYLVVVGALHLIGEGNLLQRLEEKGFNVTQQSQSQPAQCQFSDRK
- a CDS encoding beta-N-acetylhexosaminidase; this translates as MLKRNLLSVAVLAGLAGCAVTQAPEQKVVNTLADNLDVQYEILTNHGANEGMACQDLGAEWASCNKVNMTLTNDGEAIDSKDWAIYFHSIRLILDVDNEQFKITRVTGDLHKLEPTEKFDGFAAGEEVILPLTSEYWQLFETDFMPGAFVTAPNAEPKMIASLNTEDVASFVTGLEGNNLKRTPDDNNVMATAVTRFEKNADLATQDVSTTLLPTPMSVEAGEGSVSIAGGIALPKDAFDAEQFAAIEERADVVNVDVSGDLPVSVAVVPTQFTGDLAKSGAYELSISEEGIAIKAFDKTGAFYAVQSIFGLIDSQNAESLPQLSIQDAPRFDYRGVMVDVARNFHSKDAILATLDQMAAYKMNKLHLHLTDDEGWRLEIPGLPELTDVGSNRCFDLEEQSCLLPQLGSGPTTDNFGSGFFSKADYVEILSYAKARSIEVIPEIDMPAHARSAVVSMEARYTRLMAEGKEAEANEYRLMDPQDTSNVTTVQFYDKQSFINPCMESSTHFVDKVISEVAAMHQEAGVPLTTWHFGGDEAKNIKLGAGLQDINAEDKVAWKGNIDLSKQDKPFQQSPQCQKLIVDGTVSDFGHLPSHFAEEVSKIVAEKGIPHFQAWQDGLKYSEGEEAFATESTRVNFWDVLYWGGTSSVYDWSAKGYDVIVSNPDYVYMDMPYEVDAAERGYYWATRATDTRKMFGFAPENMPQNAETSLDRDGNGFSGKGEIEAKPFYGLSAQLWSETVRTDEQYEYMVFPRVLAAAERAWHRADWENDYKVGVEYSQDTDLVNKQALNSDFNRFANIVGQRELAKLEKAGIDYRLPVPGAKVVDGKLAMNVQFPGVELQYSTDGEHWLTYDEQQRPLVSGETYIRSISESGQKVSRVTSVK